One genomic window of Undibacterium cyanobacteriorum includes the following:
- a CDS encoding transposase, translating to MPMARSRYVSLEATPYYHCIGRCVRRAFLWGKDHFSGRDFSHRKAWVVERLAELSEVFTMSVCAYAVMSNHYHVVLHVDRERAEQMSQTEVLGRWSRLFNLPYILDQLMQGKHQDAATKRVADELVEQLRTRLYDISWFMRCLNESIARRANAEDQCTGRFWEGRFKSQAILDEAGLLACCAYVDLNPIRAGIADLPENSDYTSIQQRLQDLKKPRAKRQKSTAASTLAKANKIPLHPFGNSLSVAPAQGLPCTARDYIELVDWAARIVRSDKKHAMSQRVPPILNRLGFTPEEFIKATRAKAMTRGTAIAQVEHLRAYAEHLKKRCVIGVAMPVCT from the coding sequence ATGCCGATGGCGCGTAGTCGTTACGTCTCTTTGGAGGCGACACCGTATTATCACTGCATAGGGCGCTGTGTTCGTCGTGCTTTCTTGTGGGGGAAAGATCATTTCTCTGGGCGAGATTTCTCACATCGGAAAGCCTGGGTAGTGGAGCGCTTGGCTGAGCTCTCTGAGGTGTTTACGATGTCGGTGTGCGCGTATGCAGTCATGTCTAACCATTACCATGTGGTGCTGCATGTCGATCGTGAACGTGCGGAGCAGATGAGTCAAACTGAAGTGCTAGGACGCTGGTCTCGTTTGTTTAATTTGCCCTACATTCTTGACCAGCTCATGCAAGGCAAACATCAAGATGCCGCGACAAAACGGGTTGCGGATGAGTTGGTCGAACAACTTCGCACACGGCTTTACGATATCTCTTGGTTTATGCGCTGTTTGAATGAATCGATCGCACGCCGCGCGAATGCAGAAGATCAATGCACTGGCAGGTTTTGGGAAGGGCGGTTTAAGAGCCAAGCAATTTTAGATGAAGCAGGGTTGCTCGCTTGTTGTGCCTATGTTGATCTCAATCCGATACGTGCAGGCATTGCCGATTTGCCTGAGAATTCGGATTACACGTCTATTCAACAACGCTTGCAAGATCTCAAAAAGCCCAGAGCAAAACGGCAGAAATCAACAGCAGCTTCAACGCTCGCAAAGGCGAACAAAATTCCACTTCACCCATTTGGCAATTCACTCAGCGTCGCACCGGCCCAAGGTCTACCATGCACCGCACGTGATTACATCGAACTCGTCGATTGGGCAGCACGCATCGTACGCAGCGATAAAAAGCATGCGATGTCGCAACGCGTTCCACCGATCTTGAATCGTCTTGGTTTTACACCAGAAGAGTTTATCAAGGCGACGCGCGCCAAAGCGATGACGCGTGGAACAGCAATTGCACAGGTCGAGCACTTACGTGCCTATGCTGAGCATTTAAAGAAACGTTGTGTGATTGGAGTCGCGATGCCGGTTTGCACATGA
- a CDS encoding transposase, with translation MPMARSRYVSLEATPYYHCIGRCVRRAFLWGKDHFSGQDFSHRKAWVVERLTELSEVFAMSVCAYAVMSNHYHVVLHVDREAAEKLSQEEVLQRWSRLFNLPYILDQLMQGKHQDTSTRRVADELVEQLRARLYDISWFMRCLNESIARRANVEDQCTGRFWEGRFKSQAILDEAGLLACCAYVDLNPIRAGIADLPENSDYTSIQQRLQDLKKPRAKRQKSTAPSTLAKPNRIPLHPFGNSLSVAPAQGLPCTARDYIELVDWAARIVRSDKKHAMSQRVPPILSRLGFTPEEFTKTIRAKAMTRGTAIAQVERLRAYAEHLKKRCVVGVAMPVST, from the coding sequence ATGCCGATGGCGCGAAGTCGTTATGTCTCTTTAGAGGCAACACCGTATTATCACTGCATAGGGCGCTGTGTTCGTCGTGCTTTCTTGTGGGGTAAAGATCATTTCTCTGGGCAAGATTTTTCACATCGTAAAGCTTGGGTGGTCGAGCGTTTGACCGAACTCTCAGAGGTGTTTGCGATGTCGGTGTGCGCGTATGCAGTCATGTCTAACCATTACCACGTGGTGCTACATGTCGATCGTGAAGCTGCGGAGAAGTTAAGCCAAGAGGAAGTGCTGCAACGCTGGTCTCGCTTGTTTAATTTGCCCTACATTCTTGACCAGCTTATGCAAGGCAAACATCAAGATACCTCGACAAGGCGCGTTGCGGATGAGTTGGTCGAACAATTACGCGCTCGCCTTTACGATATTTCTTGGTTCATGCGCTGTTTGAATGAATCGATCGCAAGACGAGCGAACGTCGAAGATCAGTGTACTGGCAGGTTTTGGGAAGGGCGTTTTAAGAGCCAAGCAATTTTAGACGAAGCAGGACTGCTCGCTTGTTGCGCCTATGTTGACCTCAATCCGATACGCGCGGGTATCGCTGATTTGCCTGAGAATTCGGATTACACGTCCATTCAACAACGCTTACAAGATCTCAAAAAGCCCAGAGCAAAACGGCAGAAATCAACAGCACCTTCAACCCTTGCAAAGCCGAATAGAATCCCACTCCATCCTTTTGGCAATTCACTCAGTGTCGCACCAGCCCAAGGTCTACCATGCACTGCGCGAGATTACATCGAACTCGTAGATTGGGCAGCGCGCATCGTACGCAGTGACAAAAAGCATGCGATGTCGCAACGAGTTCCTCCGATCTTGAGTCGCCTTGGTTTTACGCCAGAGGAATTTACAAAGACTATCCGGGCCAAAGCGATGACCCGTGGTACGGCAATCGCACAGGTAGAACGCTTACGTGCCTATGCAGAGCATTTAAAGAAGCGTTGTGTGGTTGGCGTTGCGATGCCGGTTTCCACATGA
- a CDS encoding polymorphic toxin-type HINT domain-containing protein has protein sequence MLVTDLSLHREFELSTQAQPSNDTFNGKHIARDFRFCTDVGNGAGDKRNCIEDGACFAAGTLVHTKEGLVPIEQIKVGDWVLSKPENGGEQAYKRVVKTFAHKPTTVMRVGYSLRDDPDRFYPIISTLNHPFWVTDEGWTEASRLPDGFGGNGPYFELVDGASVQVNGCGSIYLSSQEGIGWLPSHMEDVRDRGALTDFLNNKLIATEVFAIDAVRNDELEDPYFKLPVHNLEVEDFHTYYVGKHGVWVHNTNCGGYEARVAPIKSMDGRYE, from the coding sequence ATGTTGGTGACGGATCTATCGCTACATCGAGAGTTTGAACTAAGTACTCAAGCTCAACCCTCAAACGATACATTCAATGGCAAACACATCGCGAGAGACTTTAGGTTTTGTACAGATGTAGGAAACGGTGCTGGCGATAAACGAAATTGTATTGAAGACGGTGCTTGTTTTGCCGCTGGCACTTTGGTGCACACCAAAGAAGGTCTTGTACCAATTGAACAAATCAAGGTTGGTGATTGGGTTTTATCGAAACCTGAGAATGGCGGTGAGCAGGCGTATAAACGGGTTGTGAAGACATTTGCGCATAAGCCGACGACTGTGATGAGAGTTGGCTATTCGCTGCGTGATGACCCAGACCGCTTTTACCCAATCATTTCAACCTTAAACCATCCATTTTGGGTAACCGATGAAGGTTGGACCGAAGCGAGCCGTTTACCTGACGGATTCGGAGGAAATGGCCCATATTTTGAATTGGTTGACGGCGCATCGGTCCAGGTTAATGGATGCGGTTCAATATATTTGAGTAGCCAAGAGGGCATTGGTTGGCTACCAAGCCACATGGAAGATGTTAGGGATCGCGGTGCATTGACTGATTTCTTAAATAACAAGCTAATCGCAACTGAAGTTTTTGCTATAGACGCAGTGCGCAATGATGAGTTAGAAGATCCCTATTTCAAGCTTCCTGTGCACAATTTGGAAGTTGAAGACTTTCATACATACTATGTGGGTAAACATGGTGTCTGGGTGCATAACACCAATTGCGGTGGATATGAAGCCCGCGTAGCTCCCATAAAGTCGATGGACGGTAGGTACGAATAG
- a CDS encoding polymorphic toxin-type HINT domain-containing protein: MYKAVLNKHKEPINKRRCGFETGGCFAAGTLVHTKEGLVPIEKIKVGDWVLSFPEDQRTPDRIRELNEYTYRKVTQVYAKEKQALSKVVVANLASGNTETIFVTPNHLIWCKGRGWILVGEMDIAGDTVETFRYGNLRVFRCFQNVDVGTVYNFEVDEYHTYYVGEEGVWVHSRCSSDKAEGR; the protein is encoded by the coding sequence ATGTACAAAGCAGTGTTGAACAAACACAAGGAACCAATTAACAAACGTCGGTGTGGATTTGAAACGGGTGGATGCTTCGCTGCAGGTACCTTAGTTCATACCAAAGAAGGGTTGGTGCCCATTGAGAAAATCAAAGTTGGTGATTGGGTTTTGTCTTTCCCAGAGGATCAGCGCACGCCAGATAGAATTAGAGAATTGAACGAATATACGTATAGGAAAGTCACTCAAGTATATGCAAAAGAAAAACAGGCACTCAGTAAAGTCGTAGTGGCGAATCTTGCATCAGGCAATACGGAGACTATTTTCGTCACACCAAATCACCTAATTTGGTGTAAGGGGCGTGGTTGGATACTCGTTGGTGAGATGGATATCGCCGGTGATACAGTGGAAACTTTTAGGTACGGAAATCTCAGAGTTTTTAGGTGTTTTCAAAATGTCGATGTTGGAACTGTGTATAACTTTGAAGTGGATGAATATCACACATATTACGTTGGCGAGGAAGGAGTATGGGTGCACAGCAGATGTAGCTCCGATAAAGCCGAGGGACGGTAG
- a CDS encoding GH1 family beta-glucosidase codes for MINASDLALAKQFESPFFWGVATSAYQIEGGAAVGGRAPSIWDTFSHTPGKIMDNSSGDVACDHYHRYAEDAQHIADLNVHAYRFSISWSRVQPLGYGAWNEAGFAFYSQLLDELAKRQIQAHITLYHWDLPQGLQDQGGWLNRDTAHHFAAYAKEVARRFGDRAVSIATHNEPWCTANLGYGNGQFAPGVTDTVAALQVSHHLLLSHGLAMSAMRDQHVSAKLGIVLNQWTAEPATNSAADIAEAAWEYARSVQWFMDPIFKGHYPQIALDRMDLSRFHVEAEDMAIIHQPLDFLGVNYYFRAYVSTENPPRKPETKLGLTDMGWEIYPQGLRDLLIGIHREYAAHGLPEIYITENGVAFPDKVEQGRIHDQNRINFVRAHLNAVAEAKAAGVNIQGYFYWSLMDNFEWNSGYLRRFGLYYVDYETLQRIPKDSALWYRDFVRVCG; via the coding sequence ATGATAAATGCAAGCGATCTCGCCTTAGCGAAACAATTTGAGAGCCCTTTCTTCTGGGGTGTGGCAACCAGTGCATATCAAATCGAAGGTGGCGCCGCAGTGGGCGGCCGTGCTCCTTCGATCTGGGATACCTTCAGCCACACGCCAGGCAAAATTATGGATAACAGTAGTGGCGATGTCGCCTGCGATCACTACCACCGCTACGCTGAAGATGCGCAACACATCGCGGATCTCAATGTGCATGCCTATCGCTTTTCTATCTCATGGTCGCGCGTGCAGCCCTTGGGCTATGGTGCATGGAATGAAGCAGGCTTTGCGTTCTATAGTCAGTTATTAGACGAACTCGCCAAGCGCCAGATTCAAGCGCACATCACCTTGTATCACTGGGATTTGCCACAGGGTTTGCAAGACCAAGGCGGCTGGCTCAATCGAGATACCGCGCATCATTTCGCGGCTTACGCCAAGGAAGTGGCACGTCGCTTCGGCGATCGCGCTGTGTCCATCGCCACCCATAACGAGCCGTGGTGCACCGCCAATCTCGGCTACGGCAATGGCCAATTCGCTCCGGGCGTGACCGACACCGTCGCCGCGCTGCAAGTCTCGCATCATTTATTGTTGTCGCATGGTCTGGCGATGTCTGCCATGCGCGACCAACATGTCAGCGCCAAACTCGGTATCGTGCTCAATCAATGGACTGCCGAACCCGCCACCAATAGCGCCGCCGATATCGCCGAAGCCGCATGGGAATACGCGCGTTCCGTGCAATGGTTCATGGACCCGATTTTCAAAGGCCATTATCCACAAATCGCACTCGACCGCATGGACCTCAGCCGCTTCCATGTTGAAGCCGAAGACATGGCCATCATTCATCAACCGCTCGATTTTTTAGGCGTGAATTACTATTTCCGCGCCTACGTCAGCACTGAAAATCCACCACGCAAACCAGAAACCAAACTCGGCCTCACCGACATGGGCTGGGAGATTTATCCGCAAGGCCTACGTGATTTATTAATCGGCATCCACCGCGAATACGCAGCCCACGGCCTGCCCGAAATCTACATCACAGAAAACGGCGTCGCCTTCCCCGACAAAGTCGAACAAGGCCGCATCCACGACCAAAACCGCATCAACTTCGTCCGCGCCCACCTCAACGCGGTGGCAGAAGCCAAAGCCGCCGGCGTCAACATCCAAGGCTATTTCTATTGGAGCTTGATGGACAATTTCGAATGGAACTCAGGCTACCTTCGCCGCTTTGGTTTGTACTATGTCGACTACGAAACGCTGCAGAGGATACCGAAGGATAGTGCGCTGTGGTATCGGGATTTTGTTCGGGTTTGTGGGTGA
- a CDS encoding sugar MFS transporter, producing MANFNTSVDASNPNLAANSASSSSTSTTGPLVIVTILFFMWGLLTSLNDVLIPHLKAIYTLSYVQAMLVQFCFFGAYFIVSWPAGMLIKRIGYQRGAVTGLLIAASGCALFYPAANSGYALFLLAFFVLASGITILQVAANPYVTILGDAKTASSRLTLTQAFNSLGTTIGPAVGGMLILSGALLGADQIAAMSAAEQAAHRAKEAATVQGPYLALAAALAVLAILFAFARLPKIEHGDAPEASSAIAAQATTSIFAQRHLVLGAIGIFLYVGGEVSIGSFLINFLGEANIAALSAADAAHYVSYYWGGAMVGRFIGFAVMRSVSPGKALAFNAAASIVLILTAIFGHGSLAMWAIIAVGLCNSIMFPTIFSMALHKLGALTGQGSGVLCMAIVGGALVPFAQGYLADQIGLQMSFYIPVVCYAYILFFGWKYAGMYNQANNSNHS from the coding sequence ATGGCAAATTTCAACACTAGCGTCGACGCTAGCAACCCCAACTTGGCTGCCAACTCAGCCAGCAGTTCATCGACATCGACCACAGGCCCTTTGGTCATCGTCACCATCCTGTTTTTTATGTGGGGCTTGCTGACTTCACTCAATGATGTCTTGATCCCGCATTTAAAGGCCATTTACACTTTGAGTTATGTGCAGGCGATGTTGGTGCAATTCTGTTTCTTCGGTGCTTACTTCATCGTTTCTTGGCCCGCTGGGATGTTGATTAAGCGCATCGGATATCAACGTGGTGCGGTCACTGGTTTGTTGATTGCTGCCAGCGGTTGTGCCCTGTTTTATCCAGCAGCGAACAGTGGTTATGCTTTGTTCTTATTGGCCTTCTTCGTACTCGCTTCTGGCATCACGATTTTGCAAGTCGCAGCGAACCCCTATGTCACGATTTTAGGTGATGCGAAAACCGCATCTAGCCGTTTAACTTTGACGCAAGCATTCAACTCTTTAGGTACTACCATCGGCCCAGCTGTGGGTGGCATGTTGATTTTGTCTGGTGCTTTGCTCGGTGCTGATCAAATCGCCGCCATGAGTGCAGCAGAACAAGCCGCGCATCGCGCTAAAGAAGCTGCGACCGTGCAAGGCCCTTACTTGGCGCTTGCCGCTGCCTTAGCGGTCTTAGCGATCCTATTTGCCTTCGCTCGTTTGCCAAAAATCGAGCATGGCGATGCACCAGAGGCTTCCAGCGCCATCGCAGCGCAAGCGACAACCTCTATTTTTGCTCAGCGCCATTTAGTCTTAGGTGCAATCGGGATTTTCTTGTACGTCGGTGGCGAGGTCAGTATTGGCAGTTTCTTAATCAACTTTTTAGGTGAAGCCAATATCGCGGCGCTCAGTGCCGCCGACGCCGCACATTACGTCAGTTACTACTGGGGTGGTGCTATGGTTGGTCGCTTCATCGGTTTTGCGGTGATGCGCAGCGTTAGCCCTGGTAAGGCCTTGGCCTTTAACGCGGCCGCTTCCATTGTCTTGATTTTGACGGCGATCTTCGGCCACGGCAGCCTCGCGATGTGGGCGATTATCGCGGTGGGTCTGTGTAACTCGATTATGTTCCCGACCATCTTCAGTATGGCACTGCATAAACTCGGTGCGCTCACAGGACAAGGTTCGGGCGTTTTGTGTATGGCGATTGTTGGTGGTGCCTTGGTGCCATTCGCGCAAGGCTATTTGGCAGATCAAATCGGTTTGCAGATGTCCTTCTACATCCCTGTGGTGTGCTATGCCTACATCCTGTTCTTCGGTTGGAAATATGCGGGGATGTACAACCAAGCCAACAATTCAAACCATAGTTAA